CGGCGCGACGCAGGTGGGCATGTCGCGGGTCCTGGCCGGCATCCTGGAGGAGGCCGAGAAGATCGCCGAGAACATGCGCGACGAGTACACGTCCACCGAGCACTTGCTGATGGCCATGGCCCAACCGCAGGCCGGGCCTATCCGCGACTTGCTGGCGAGGCACGGCGTGGACTACGGAGCCATCATGCAGGCGCTGGCGGGCATTCGCGGCTCCCAGCGCGTTACCAGCCCCAACCCGGAGGCACAATACGAGGCGCTGGCGAAGTACGGCCGCGACCTGACGGACGAGGCCCGCAAGGGCAAGTTGGACCCCGTCATCGGCCGCGACGAGGAGATTCGCCGCGTGATTCAGATTCTCAGCCGCCGCACCAAGAACAACCCCGTGCTCATCGGCGAGCCGGGCGTCGGCAAGACGGCCATCGTGGAGGGCCTGGCGCAGCGCATTGTGCGCGGCGACGTGCCGGCCACGCTCAAGGACAAGCGCGTCATCGCGCTGGATTTGGGCGCGTTGGTCGCGGGGGCGAAATATCGCGGCGAGTTTGAGGAGCGGCTCAAGGCCGTGCTCAAAGAGATTCAGACGGCGGAGGGGCAGATCATCCTGTTCATTGACGAGATGCACACGCTGGTGGGGGCGGGCGCTGCCGAGGGCGCCATGGACGCCAGCAACATGCTGAAGCCCATGTTGGCCCGTGGCGAACTGCACGCCATCGGCGCGACGACGCTGGACGAATACCGCAAGCACATTGAGAAGGATGCGGCGTTGGAGCGCCGATTCCAGCCCGTCTTCGTGGACGAGCCGAGCGTGGAGGAGACCATCTCCATCCTGCGCGGCTTGAAGGCGCGCTACGAGGTGCATCACGGCGTGCGCATCACCGACAGCGCCGTGATCGCGGCGGCCACCCTGTCGCACCGTTACATTTCGGACCGCTACCTGCCCGACAAGGCCATTGACCTGATAGACGAGGCGGCCAGCCGCCTGCGCACCGAGATTGACTCCAAGCCGCAGGAGATTGACGCCATAGACCGCGCCATCATGCAACTGGAGATTGAGCGCGAAGCGCTGAAGAAGGAGAAAGATGCGGCCAGCCGCGAGCGTCTGGAGGCCCTGGAGAAAGAACTGGCCGACCTGCGCGAGAAGAGCGCGCAGTTGACCGTGCGCTGGAACGCCGAGAAAGAGGCCATCTCCCGCGTCCGCCAGATCAAGAGCGAGATAGACAAGGTGCAGGTGGAGATTGAGCAGGCCGAGCGCAACTACGACTTGCAGAAGGCGGCGGAACTCCGCTATGGCCGACTCAACGAACTCAACCGGCAACTGGCCGAGGCTGAGGCTCGCCTGCGCGAGTTGCAGGTTGGCGGCGCGTTGCTCAAGGAAGAGGTGGACGCCGAGGATGTGGCGCGGGTCGTGAGCCAGTGGACCGGCATACCGGTAGCCAAGTTGCTGGAAGGCGAGGTGGAGAAGTTGATCCACATGGAGGAGCGGCTCCATGAGCGGGTGGTGGGC
This window of the Chloroflexota bacterium genome carries:
- the clpB gene encoding ATP-dependent chaperone ClpB; its protein translation is MRFDRFTQKAQEAVLEAQNLAQEYNHSQIDAEHLLKALVEQEGGVVPSVLDKIGVDRALLAQSVEQELARKPRAYGGATQVGMSRVLAGILEEAEKIAENMRDEYTSTEHLLMAMAQPQAGPIRDLLARHGVDYGAIMQALAGIRGSQRVTSPNPEAQYEALAKYGRDLTDEARKGKLDPVIGRDEEIRRVIQILSRRTKNNPVLIGEPGVGKTAIVEGLAQRIVRGDVPATLKDKRVIALDLGALVAGAKYRGEFEERLKAVLKEIQTAEGQIILFIDEMHTLVGAGAAEGAMDASNMLKPMLARGELHAIGATTLDEYRKHIEKDAALERRFQPVFVDEPSVEETISILRGLKARYEVHHGVRITDSAVIAAATLSHRYISDRYLPDKAIDLIDEAASRLRTEIDSKPQEIDAIDRAIMQLEIEREALKKEKDAASRERLEALEKELADLREKSAQLTVRWNAEKEAISRVRQIKSEIDKVQVEIEQAERNYDLQKAAELRYGRLNELNRQLAEAEARLRELQVGGALLKEEVDAEDVARVVSQWTGIPVAKLLEGEVEKLIHMEERLHERVVGQDEAIRAVSAAVRRARAGLQDPNRPIGSFIFLGPTGVGKTELARALAEFLFDDERNMVRIDMSEYQERHTVARLIGAPPGYVGYEEGGQLTEAVRRRPYSVVLFDEIEKAHPEVFNVLLQVLDDGRLTDGHGRTVDFKNTVIIMTSNIGSQYIRDLVGDEQAMRRKVMEAMNAHFRPEFLNRVDEIVIFHALTREHMKQIIEIQLRNLRRLLSGRKITLELTDSAKERIMEEGYDPVYGARPLKRVLQRRIQDPLATKILLGEVRDGDHVVVDADGGELVFTVVAPEASEVREQV